A genomic region of Pelodiscus sinensis isolate JC-2024 chromosome 1, ASM4963464v1, whole genome shotgun sequence contains the following coding sequences:
- the LSMEM1 gene encoding leucine-rich single-pass membrane protein 1, which translates to MLNCTMESSSLEIDLLDTSEEGKLYVVDSLNNLNKLHLCSDGSQHLLRTQEEENTGSLMTWSSMRSQHLFFVILIIILIVSLVLVSFVIFLIIHTGNKMNEVSSQLAFGRKNTEDLKNINNMLLNHLNQSGILEKEGNRFTGQMPSSPYLRNYLFTHSKLEATAH; encoded by the exons ATGTTAAATT GTACAATGGAGAGTTCTTCTCTGGAAATTGACTTACTGGATACCAGTGAAGAAGGAAAACTTTATGTCGTTGATTCTTTAAATAATCTAAACAAACTGCATCTGTGTTCTGATGGATCTCAACACCTGTTAA GAACGCAGGAGGAAGAGAACACTGGCAGTTTGATGACATGGAGTAGCATGAGAAGCCAACATTTGTTCTTCGTCATACTGATAATTATTTTGATTGTCAGTTTGGTGCTTGTTTCATTTGTAATATTCTTAATAA TTCACACTGGCAACAAGATGAATGAAGTGTCGAGCCAACTAGCATTTGGAAGGAAGAATACAGAAGATCTTAAGAATATAAACAACATGCTATTAAATCATCTAAACCAATCAGGAATTTTGGAGAAGGAAGGAAATCGCTTCACAGGTCAAATGCCATCGTCTCCTTATCTTCGTAACTATTTATTTACCCATTCAAAACTGGAAGCAACAGCACATTAG